From a single Planococcus shenhongbingii genomic region:
- the rsmG gene encoding 16S rRNA (guanine(527)-N(7))-methyltransferase RsmG has protein sequence MNEQQFKDALSEKGIQLSELQMDQFQIYFKELVEWNEKMNLTAITDQPSVYLKHFFDSITAAFYLDFTKPLKVCDVGAGAGFPSIPLKICFPHIEVTIVDSLNKRIQFLTHLSDKLNLSNVQFIHSRAEDFGQSKHRESYDLVTARAVARLSVLAELCVPLVKNGGIFAAMKAASAPDELKDAEKALLKLGVKEESIHSFKLPIEESDRYIQVFRKFKETPKKYPRKPGIPNKSPIT, from the coding sequence GTGAACGAACAACAATTCAAAGATGCCCTCAGTGAAAAAGGAATCCAGCTGTCAGAACTTCAAATGGACCAATTTCAGATTTACTTTAAAGAGCTGGTCGAATGGAACGAAAAGATGAACTTAACAGCGATTACAGATCAGCCGTCTGTCTACCTGAAACACTTTTTTGATTCCATTACAGCGGCTTTTTACCTGGATTTCACGAAACCGTTAAAAGTCTGTGATGTGGGGGCCGGAGCCGGATTTCCTAGCATCCCATTGAAAATATGTTTTCCGCATATTGAAGTAACGATTGTGGATTCGTTAAATAAGCGCATCCAATTCCTTACACATTTAAGCGATAAGCTGAACTTATCAAACGTTCAATTTATTCACTCGCGGGCAGAAGATTTTGGCCAATCAAAGCATCGCGAAAGCTATGACTTGGTAACGGCAAGAGCAGTGGCAAGGCTTTCTGTATTGGCGGAATTATGTGTGCCTCTCGTTAAAAATGGCGGAATATTTGCAGCTATGAAAGCAGCATCAGCTCCCGATGAATTGAAAGATGCAGAAAAAGCTTTGCTGAAGCTGGGAGTGAAAGAAGAAAGCATTCATTCGTTTAAATTGCCAATTGAAGAAAGTGATCGGTACATTCAAGTGTTCCGGAAGTTTAAAGAGACTCCTAAAAAATACCCTCGTAAACCCGGTATCCCGAATAAATCTCCAATAACTTGA
- the mnmG gene encoding tRNA uridine-5-carboxymethylaminomethyl(34) synthesis enzyme MnmG, translating to MPQYEAGTFDVIVVGAGHAGAEAALASARMGAKTLVLTMNLDMIAFMPCNPSIGGPAKGIVVREIDALGGAMGRVIDKTHIQMRMLNTAKGPAVRALRAQADKVLYQQEMKRLMEEEQNLTLHQGIAEKLIVEDGKVTGLITQVGGIYRAKSVVITTGTFLRGEIIIGDLRYSSGPNNQQPSIKLAENLEELGFETVRFKTGTPPRVNSNSIDYSKTEIQPGDEEPRAFSYETTEFITDQLPCWLTYTNEKTHQIIDENLHLSPMYSGMIKGTGPRYCPSIEDKVVRFNDKPRHQIFLEPEGRNTREVYVQGLSTSLPEHVQRKLLESIPGLEKAEMMRSGYAIEYDAIVPTQLWPTLESKQIENLYTAGQINGTSGYEEAAGQGLMAGINAAAKVLGKEEVILSRSDAYIGVLIDDLVTKGTSEPYRLLTSRAEYRLLLRHDNADMRLTELGHKLGMISDERYAKFQAKKERIEEEIKRLRGIMIKPNEMTQQLIRDAGGSELKDGIRGADLLKRPEMSYDMIAQLTASEIDLEAEVKEQVEIHIKYEGYIEKSLQQVAKLKKMEDKKIPENIDYHSISGIATEARGKLSEVRPLSIAQASRISGVNPADISILLVYIEQGRIAKVSV from the coding sequence ATGCCACAATATGAAGCAGGCACGTTCGATGTCATCGTAGTTGGAGCTGGACACGCCGGAGCAGAAGCTGCTCTTGCCTCAGCTCGCATGGGCGCTAAGACGCTTGTGTTGACGATGAATCTGGATATGATCGCGTTTATGCCATGCAACCCGTCAATCGGCGGACCAGCAAAAGGCATTGTTGTACGTGAAATTGATGCACTTGGCGGTGCCATGGGACGCGTTATCGATAAAACACACATTCAGATGAGAATGTTGAATACAGCTAAAGGGCCGGCTGTCCGCGCACTGCGCGCACAAGCCGACAAAGTGCTTTACCAGCAGGAAATGAAGCGCCTGATGGAAGAAGAGCAGAATTTAACGCTTCACCAGGGAATTGCAGAAAAATTAATTGTTGAAGACGGCAAAGTAACCGGATTAATCACTCAAGTAGGGGGCATTTACCGGGCAAAATCAGTAGTCATCACGACCGGCACTTTTCTGCGCGGTGAAATCATTATCGGAGACCTGCGCTATTCAAGCGGTCCAAACAACCAGCAGCCATCAATTAAACTGGCAGAAAACCTGGAAGAACTCGGCTTTGAAACAGTTCGTTTCAAAACTGGGACGCCGCCGCGCGTCAACAGCAATTCAATCGATTACAGTAAAACAGAAATCCAGCCGGGCGACGAAGAGCCGCGTGCCTTCAGCTACGAAACGACTGAGTTCATTACAGACCAACTGCCTTGCTGGCTGACTTATACGAATGAAAAAACACATCAAATTATTGATGAAAACCTTCATTTATCGCCAATGTATTCTGGGATGATCAAAGGGACAGGCCCAAGATATTGCCCATCGATCGAAGATAAAGTGGTGCGTTTCAACGACAAGCCGCGTCATCAGATTTTCCTGGAGCCAGAAGGCCGTAATACGCGTGAGGTTTACGTACAAGGGCTTTCAACCAGTTTGCCTGAACATGTCCAAAGAAAACTGCTGGAATCGATTCCGGGGCTTGAGAAAGCTGAGATGATGCGTTCTGGATATGCCATCGAGTATGATGCAATCGTTCCGACGCAATTATGGCCAACCTTGGAATCAAAACAAATTGAGAATTTATACACAGCAGGCCAGATCAACGGAACTTCAGGGTACGAGGAAGCGGCAGGACAAGGCTTGATGGCAGGCATTAACGCCGCTGCTAAAGTGCTTGGGAAAGAAGAAGTGATTTTGAGCCGTTCCGACGCTTATATCGGCGTTTTAATTGACGATTTGGTGACAAAAGGAACAAGCGAACCGTATCGTTTACTGACGTCTCGTGCGGAATACCGGTTATTGCTGCGCCACGACAATGCGGATATGCGATTAACGGAATTAGGCCATAAACTTGGCATGATTTCAGACGAACGTTATGCGAAATTCCAAGCGAAAAAAGAACGGATCGAAGAAGAAATCAAACGGTTGAGAGGCATTATGATTAAACCGAATGAAATGACGCAGCAATTGATCAGAGATGCAGGAGGCAGTGAATTGAAAGATGGCATTCGCGGAGCAGATTTACTTAAACGCCCGGAAATGTCATACGACATGATTGCTCAGCTGACAGCTTCTGAAATAGACCTGGAAGCTGAAGTGAAAGAACAAGTAGAAATTCATATCAAATATGAAGGCTATATCGAAAAATCACTTCAGCAAGTGGCCAAACTGAAAAAAATGGAAGACAAAAAAATACCTGAAAACATCGATTATCATTCAATTTCAGGTATAGCGACTGAAGCTCGGGGTAAATTGTCCGAAGTTCGTCCACTTTCCATTGCACAGGCTTCCCGAATTTCAGGGGTGAATCCTGCTGACATTTCGATTCTTTTGGTGTATATTGAACAAGGTAGAATCGCAAAAGTATCTGTTTAA
- the mnmE gene encoding tRNA uridine-5-carboxymethylaminomethyl(34) synthesis GTPase MnmE — MEFDTIAAISTPSGEGAIAIVRLSGPEAIGIADKLFRAPSGKKLATQATHTIHYGHLADPWTEEVVEEVMVSFMKAPKTFTREDVIEINCHGGIVSVNRVLALVLRAGARLAEPGEFTKRAFLNGRIDLSQAEAVMDLIRAKTDRAMDVALNQMEGRLSKLIGTLRQALLESIAQMEVNIDYPEYDDVEEMTRPIMLEKAQWVRSEIEKLLQTSSQGKILREGLSTVIVGRPNVGKSSLLNSLVQENKAIVTEIAGTTRDIIEEYVNVRGVPLRLVDTAGIRETEDIVERIGVERSRKVLKEADLILYVLNYSEALTAEDELLFEAVKDMDYIVVINKTDLPKNIDLDQVQELAGDKMLVTTSLIEEEGIDQLEEAIAELFFEGQIEAGDMTYVSNARHIALLHQAHQTISDAIEAADMDVPVDMIQIDVTRTWEILGEIIGDTADDGLLNQLFSQFCLGK; from the coding sequence CGGTGAAGGCGCTATTGCCATTGTCCGTTTAAGCGGACCGGAAGCAATCGGGATTGCGGATAAGCTGTTCCGGGCACCGAGCGGAAAGAAATTAGCAACGCAGGCCACGCATACGATACATTATGGGCATCTGGCGGATCCGTGGACGGAGGAAGTAGTGGAAGAAGTCATGGTATCGTTCATGAAAGCTCCAAAAACGTTTACCCGCGAAGATGTTATTGAAATAAATTGCCACGGCGGCATTGTGTCAGTCAACCGTGTATTGGCATTGGTGCTTCGTGCAGGTGCGCGACTGGCGGAACCTGGTGAATTTACGAAACGGGCATTTTTAAACGGCCGCATCGATTTATCACAGGCAGAAGCAGTCATGGATTTAATCCGCGCTAAAACGGACCGGGCAATGGATGTGGCGCTCAACCAAATGGAAGGGCGCTTGTCGAAGCTGATCGGGACGCTGCGCCAGGCTTTGCTTGAATCCATTGCACAAATGGAAGTGAATATCGATTATCCGGAATATGACGACGTGGAAGAAATGACGCGTCCGATTATGCTCGAAAAAGCCCAATGGGTGCGATCGGAAATTGAAAAATTGCTGCAGACCTCTTCTCAAGGAAAAATTTTAAGAGAAGGGCTTTCCACCGTTATTGTCGGCAGGCCGAATGTTGGAAAATCGTCTCTTTTGAACAGCCTAGTGCAGGAAAACAAAGCAATCGTAACAGAAATAGCGGGGACAACCCGTGATATAATAGAGGAATACGTGAATGTCCGTGGAGTGCCGCTGCGTTTAGTGGACACAGCCGGAATCCGTGAAACGGAAGATATAGTGGAGCGAATCGGCGTTGAGCGGTCACGCAAAGTGCTGAAAGAAGCAGACTTGATCCTTTATGTATTGAATTATTCGGAAGCCTTAACTGCAGAAGATGAATTGTTGTTTGAAGCGGTGAAAGATATGGATTATATTGTAGTCATCAATAAAACCGATTTGCCGAAGAACATAGATCTGGATCAAGTACAGGAATTGGCGGGCGACAAAATGCTGGTGACGACTTCTTTAATTGAAGAAGAAGGGATCGACCAGCTGGAAGAAGCCATCGCTGAATTGTTTTTTGAAGGCCAGATTGAAGCAGGGGATATGACCTATGTTTCCAATGCGCGCCATATTGCCTTGCTGCATCAAGCGCATCAGACAATTTCAGATGCCATTGAAGCAGCGGATATGGATGTGCCGGTCGATATGATACAAATAGATGTTACCCGAACTTGGGAAATTCTTGGGGAAATCATTGGCGATACCGCTGACGATGGCCTATTGAACCAATTATTTTCTCAGTTCTGTCTAGGGAAATAA